The nucleotide window TCCTCCGTCTCATATTAATtgtcatattattaaaaataattattttaaattaatatttataaattataatttaaaattttaaagttgagtGATTGGGTGGTGGATCTCTCGTGTGGAAAATATGAGATTGAAATGAACTTATCGTGCATGACTTAATTAGTGTAGTTtacattttttgtaatttatggATTATGCACAATAAAGTGCTCACCCAAAGAGCAGAAGTGAAGGCTTACACGTAGGATAGAAATTATTGGTTTTCCtgagatttcaaaaaaaaaagtgtcatctttttgtaacaaattaaatataatagtgtattatataataaaatggagggagtaaaatattattttttaagatctAATATTGAATACTATTCCAtccgtttatttttacttgtcactttgacttgacacatctattaaaaaaataattattgatataagtatTTTACCACATTATTAGTATTGagtttatgaaaaatgatatgaagaataatattaaatgctaaggataaaatatgaaattctttttcatctttttttgatatatcagaaagtgacaagtaaaaataaacataagtgataaataaaagtgaataaagaaaataattattaataaagaTAATAGGATAAAATAgtcatataataaatataaacgAATAGAGATTAAAAGTtcgtaaaaagaaaaagtggataACTAATATAGAACGGAACCGAAAGAGTGCTACTAATTCCCCAATATTACACACAAAAAAGGCAAGGGTAGTGTGCGATTTTCTCTCTCAAAACCCTCCAATGAATTTCTAgtgagagaaagagaaagagaaagagaaagaggaaaCCTCCGATTACATAAACACTGCGGCCTTGTTGGCCTCAAATCGGAGCAATGAAAGTATCTAATGGAAACTGTAGTTGTGCAGTGGAAAGAGACGATAGTAATACTACTACAACTAGTAGTGTCAACGATAGTAATACTACGACTGGTAGTGTCAGTATTAGTGGTGATGACGGCGCCGGAGAAGTGGGTGGAAGGGTGGTGGCAGTGGTGGGAGTGAAGTTAGATTCCAGAAGTAAAGAGTTGCTCACTTGGGCTTTGGTTAAGGTTGCTCAGACTGGAGATCATGTAGTGGCTGTACATGTTATCGATCCAAATTCTGGTAAAATTATGCCAGAAGTTgaatagtttttgtgttttttttgcTGTTTATGTTAATGGGTGTTCTTCATTGTTGTCATTCTTGTATTTGGTTAGGGGCTTTCTtccatattttcattttttactgTTTATGTTGTGTGTACACGCAGTGGAAGGGTTTTTGATGGTTTGATAGTTTGGAAATTGCTGAGTTTTTTTCACAATTTCCTGCGGATAAGATAACCCTACTGTTATTTGAGTAATGGGTATTAGGAGTATGTGTTTCTGTCTTATTTTAGTCGTTGATTTGATGAGTAATAGTTATGGTAATTTCTGTTCTTTGATTTTGCTTTCGCAATTTGTTTCACTTTTCTCTGTTAATTTTTGGTTTTCTGCTCTGGGTATTATGCACTTGTCTCATTTTCACACACAACGGCTCATTTGATGATGTAATAGTTGACAGTTTTGTGTGTAATTTCTTCActgtttgttttcttcttctagtGTTTGGATTATTTATACATTTTCTGGGTTTCATTAGTGATGAATAATGTGCAAAGTCGAGGAATTTTTTGGATCTATCATGTGTGAACTAGACATCATGTAGGAGGACTTTCTCATTTAACTCGCAGTGGTTGATTTCATGGTGTTTTCTTTCACACTTTTTTTGTTCAGTTTTAATGTGCTctcatttgttttattttgatgttgttgaagATAAATCAGAACCTCTTTCACTGGTGAAGTCATTTGACTTGATGCTGGCTGCTTATGAGGGCTTCTGCAATTTAAAGCAGGTTTATTCACAAAACTCCTTCTCTTCGGATGGCTTTATTGAGTTTACTATCTGTAGAGCAGAACAGGAAATAGGATGAAAAGGAAATAAGTGAAAATCCCTGCCAGCCAGATATCCGAAGAACTGAAACCTTAGTTGTTTTGAGGGCCTGAatgatctttttttctttttcaagagAAGTACTGACTCCTTGGTTCTGCATCAGGATTTTGATTTCTCAAATGATTGTTTGGTTTCCTTGCACCAAAATTGTGTAGGAGAATTGTAGCAGTccttatattagttattttatcaCTTATGCTGTATGCGAGCATTTGGATTTTGGAGgtgaattcataatttattgagGACTGGGATTTCTAATTCACAATTTTTGTGGTATGTTAGTGGATCACTTCTTTCTTGTGgaatttcttaaatttagaTCCAAATTTGTATAGTTACAGTAAACTTGATTTTTGATTtgcatatttcctttttctgtTTGTCTGCTGCCTAGTTAGAGGAGCCAagtccatttttttaaaaactggATTTGGATGAACTTTGTTTAGGTGCATTTGAAGCTTAAAGTCTGTCGAGGATCACCAGTTCGTAAAGTTCTTGCTCGCGAGGCGAAATTGGAAAGTGCTATAAATTTGATTATTGGGACTTCAGGCAGTCATCATGCCATTCGGTCATCAGTGTCACTTGCAAAATACTGTGCTAGGAAAGTGACAAAGAGCATCTCTGTTATTGCCGTTGACAATGGCAAGATTGTTTATCAAAGGGAAGCTAGTGCTTCGGATGGAGATGAATCTAGTGACTCAGATGTGCCCAAATCAAGATTCAAGAGGAGGAAGACACTGAACAAAAGTCCTCTGAGCTTAATGCCTAAGAAAGCTGTGGAAGAAAACTCTTGTACAACAGAGAACAATTACATGGCTTTGGTGCCTGTTAAGCCTATTGAAGTCCGGGAGTCAAAGTCTCGCTGGACACTGCTTCGACGAGTCTTTCTTCAGAACATAGTGGCACCTGATAAATTTCCCGCGAAAAGGTCCTCTGTGATGCATTGGGTTTGGAAACGACCAAGTCGGCAATCTTTTGCAGCTATCTACCCTGATCATAAACAGAGTGTATCTGACAAGGATGAGCCTCATCGTACAAACTTGGATGAAAGGAAGGGGGCAATTATTCCTGTCGGAAGTGATGCTTATCCAATTTCAAATGAATGCTTTATTGTCCTTCCTGAGGAACTGGAGGGCCTTACTGAAAGGTACTCATCAATGTGCAGATTGTTCAATTACCAGGAGCTTTGTTCAGCAACATCTGATTTCCTGCCAGGTAAGTCCCCACCTTTATGAACTTTGCAATTATGAGCATAACTTCTTCACTTTTCACTAAATGTATCTATATTTGTAGAGAATTTGATTGGAAAAGGAGGCAGCAGTAAGGTTTACAAAGGGTGCCTTCCAGATGGCAAGCAACTGGCTGTGAAAATATTGAAGCCATCAGAAGCTGTGGCACAGCAATTCCGTTCAGAGATAGAGATACTCACAACTCTGCATCACAAGCACATTATATCACTGATTGGGTTTTGTTTAGAGGAGAACAACCTTTTACTGGTTTATGATCTGTTATCCAGAGGAAGCTTAGAAGAGAATCTCCATGGTACCTATAACTAGATATTTGCTGCTTGTTTTTGGAGGCTTAAGCTATTTTTCCTGATTTGCTGTACTGACAACAATGTAAACTGCTAGGTTCCAAAAAGGATGAAAATTCATTTAGCTGGGCAGATAGATACAAGGTTTCTTTGGGTGTTGCTGAGGCACTGGACCACCTACACAATGCAGCTGATGGGCCCATAATCCACAGGGATGTGAAATCTTCAAACATTCTCCTGTCCGATGATTCTGAGCCACAGGTTGtttattcttcttccttaaAGTTGCGTCTTTCTGTGAATAACTAGTATTAATTGCTGTTTTGCATCCAGCTTTCAGATTTTGGACTTGCAACACCGGCCTCAAGCTGTTCAAATCATTTAGATAGCATTGATGTTGCTGGAACATTTGGGtaacttattttttcattttgagttcaaataaaatttgtctACATCACTTCATCAACAAAAAAAAGCCTTTGTCAGTTCATAACTGATATTATATTGCAGCTACTTGGCTCCTGAGTACTTTATGCATGGAAAGATAACTGAAAAGATTGATGTGTATGCATTTGGTGTTGTTCTCCTTGAGCTTTTGTCTGGTAAAAAGCCAATTGATAATGGCAACGGGAAAGGTCAGGAAAGCTTAGTCATGTGGGTAAGTTGTCGTCTTTACAAATTGTGAgcaaaatatctttttttcttccaGCTGCATTTTAGATTGAGCCTTTCAAATTGTTGATAACGATTTTCAGGCGAAACAAGTTCTTAAGGGTGGGAACACGAAGGAGTTGCTAGATCCGAGCTTGATTGACACTTATGATCATGATCAATTTGAGAGAATGGTCTCGGCGGCATCACTGTGCATCAGACGAGCTCCTGGAATTAGACCTCAAATTGACATCGTGAGTGAACTTTGTCAGCCACTCAAGTTGAGGTTATTTTGTACTAAATCTGTTGCCACCTTGCATTAATggtattcaattttatttaaaaaacagGTGGTAAAACTCCTTCAAGGTGAGGCTGAAACAATGAAGTGGGCAATGGAAGAAGACAAAGCTTCAGAAGAAGTAGATGCTGTCGATGGTGAACAACCACCCTCAAACATACAATCCTTTATTAACCTCGCATTGCTGAATTTGGAGGATGAGTCCTCACTTTCATGTACCAGCACGGGACCAACCATTTCCGTGGAGGATTATTTGCAAGGGAGATTTAGTCGCTCTTCAAGTTTTGACTAACCATTCCTATGATAGATGTCTATGGCTATATCAAGTAACCCTTTTTCTGTAAATACCGAGCTTTCCTTCTTGATTGATTGCCCCCATCACTGGGTCCTGGTACGAGAGGTTTGCAGCCATTGACCTCCTCCTTTGCCTAGCCTGGGCTGATTTTTTCTTCAACTATCTCCTTTTTCCACAGCTTCTTTTTGGGGTGTATTAA belongs to Solanum stenotomum isolate F172 chromosome 1, ASM1918654v1, whole genome shotgun sequence and includes:
- the LOC125871571 gene encoding protein kinase STUNTED-like; this translates as MKVSNGNCSCAVERDDSNTTTTSSVNDSNTTTGSVSISGDDGAGEVGGRVVAVVGVKLDSRSKELLTWALVKVAQTGDHVVAVHVIDPNSDKSEPLSLVKSFDLMLAAYEGFCNLKQVHLKLKVCRGSPVRKVLAREAKLESAINLIIGTSGSHHAIRSSVSLAKYCARKVTKSISVIAVDNGKIVYQREASASDGDESSDSDVPKSRFKRRKTLNKSPLSLMPKKAVEENSCTTENNYMALVPVKPIEVRESKSRWTLLRRVFLQNIVAPDKFPAKRSSVMHWVWKRPSRQSFAAIYPDHKQSVSDKDEPHRTNLDERKGAIIPVGSDAYPISNECFIVLPEELEGLTERYSSMCRLFNYQELCSATSDFLPENLIGKGGSSKVYKGCLPDGKQLAVKILKPSEAVAQQFRSEIEILTTLHHKHIISLIGFCLEENNLLLVYDLLSRGSLEENLHGSKKDENSFSWADRYKVSLGVAEALDHLHNAADGPIIHRDVKSSNILLSDDSEPQLSDFGLATPASSCSNHLDSIDVAGTFGYLAPEYFMHGKITEKIDVYAFGVVLLELLSGKKPIDNGNGKGQESLVMWAKQVLKGGNTKELLDPSLIDTYDHDQFERMVSAASLCIRRAPGIRPQIDIVVKLLQGEAETMKWAMEEDKASEEVDAVDGEQPPSNIQSFINLALLNLEDESSLSCTSTGPTISVEDYLQGRFSRSSSFD